The proteins below come from a single Mytilus edulis chromosome 5, xbMytEdul2.2, whole genome shotgun sequence genomic window:
- the LOC139525154 gene encoding uncharacterized protein, producing MRQSGKSYVKISSILSDTEGVSISREAIGKFYTRFRANGTLSDPPKAAGRRKTLQDRHLVFIDEKIHADREISAQELTREINARFHINISVATIKRARKSLGWTRSATQYCQMVRHQNKPKRLDHALKCLADNEQFDDVIFTDETTVKIQTTTGRSFRKEGEPVIDKDS from the coding sequence ATGCGCCAAAGTGGAAAATCGTATGTGAAGATTTCCAGTATTTTATCTGACACTGAGGGAGTTTCTATTTCAAGAGAGGCCATCGGGAAATTTTATACCCGTTTCCGTGCAAATGGCACTCTTAGTGATCCACCAAAGGCAGCTGGTCGGAGGAAAACCCTGCAAGATAGACACTTGGTCTTTATAGACGAAAAAATCCATGCCGACAGGGAGATTTCGGCACAGGAACTGACAAGAGAAATTAATGCTCGTTTTCACATAAACATAAGTGTGGCAACAATCAAAAGAGCCAGGAAGAGTCTTGGGTGGACACGTTCGGCGACACAATACTGTCAGATGGTTAGACATCAGAACAAACCAAAGAGACTGGACCATGCATTGAAATGCCTCGCAGACAATGAACAGTTTGATGATGTTATTTTCACTGACGAGACCACAGTTAAAATTCAAACCACAACAGGAAGATCATTTAGGAAGGAAGGGGAGCCAGTCATAGATAAAGACAGCTAA
- the LOC139524037 gene encoding zinc finger protein 227-like, with translation MKNLTGKQPYKCDECCKEFSSKGNYNIHKKIHTGEKPYKCDICGKGFVQNSNCKVHLRKHTGETPYKCDKCGKVFGHKGNYNIHKNIHTGGKPYKCDICGKEFCQKNIYQIHMRTHTSEKTYKCDVCDKEFGQKGNYNEHMRIHTGEKHFKCVFCDQEFHRESACQIHMRKHTGEQPYRCDVCGKQFRRKRNCLTHMRTHTGEKPYKCDICEKKFGKKDSCLIHMRTHTGEKPYKCDECGKEFSAKSNYNVHMKKHTGEKPYACYICGKEFGQSSSCRTHMITHTGEKPYRCDVCGKAFGHKSNRNKHMKIHTWKDKM, from the coding sequence ATGAAAAATCTTACTGGTAAACAACCTTACAAATGTGATGAATGTTGTAAAGAATTTAGTAGCAAAGGCAATTataatatacacaagaaaatccatactggtgaaaaaccttacaaatgtgatatttgtggAAAAGGATTTGTCCAAAACAGTAACTGTAAAGTTCATTTGAGAAAACATACTGGCGAAACACCTTACAAATGTGATAAATGTGGAAAAGTATTTGGTCATAAAGGCAATTATAATATACACAAGAATATCCATACAGGTGGaaaaccttacaaatgtgatatttgtggaaaggaattttgccaaaaaaatatttatcaaattcacatgagaacacatactagCGAAAAAACTTACAAATGTGATGTATGTGATAAGGAATTTGGTCAGAAAGGCAACTATAATGAACACATGAGAATTCATACTGgggaaaaacattttaaatgtgttttttgtgATCAAGAGTTTCACCGAGAAAGCGCCTGTCAAATTCACATGAGAAAGCATACTGGTGAACAACCTTACAGATGTGATGTTTGTGGAAAACAGTTTCGCAGAAAAAGGAATTGTCTAactcacatgagaacacatactggcgaaaaaccttacaaatgtgatatttgtgaaaaaaagtttGGCAAAAAAGATAGTTGTCtaattcacatgagaacacatactggtgaaaaaccttacaaatgtgatGAATGTGGTAAAGAATTTAGTGCCAAGAGCAACTATAATGTACACATGAAAAAACATACTGGAGAAAAACCTTACGCATGTTATATTTGTGGAAAAGAATTTGGCCAAAGCAGTTCTTGTCGTACACACATGATAACACATACTGGCGAAAAACCTTACagatgtgatgtatgtggtaaagcaTTTGGTCACAAAAGCAATCGTAATAAACACATGAAAATCCATACTTGGAAAGATAAGATGTGA